A window of the Pseudomonas sp. B21_DOA genome harbors these coding sequences:
- a CDS encoding acyl-CoA dehydrogenase family protein has product MPAFQEYFDPSHQLVRDSVRRFVEREILPDIDQWEEAESFPRELYLKAGAAGILGIGYPEALGGSHEGDLFAKVAASEELMRCGSGGLVAGLGSLDIGLPPIVKWARPEVRERVVPQVLSGEKISALAVTEPGGGSDVASLQTRAVRDGDFYRVSGSKTFITSGVRADFYTVAVRTGAPGFGGISLLLIEKGTPGFSVGRQLKKMGWWASDTAELFFDDCRVPVGNLIGAENMGFACIMGNFQSERLALALMANMTAQLALEESLKWARAREAFGKPIGKFQVIKHRLAEMATALEVSREFTYRQAAKMAAGQSVIKEISMAKNFATDTSDRITTEAVQILGGLGYMRESLVERLYRDNRILSIGGGTREVMNEIISKQMGL; this is encoded by the coding sequence ATGCCTGCCTTTCAGGAATACTTCGACCCCAGCCATCAATTGGTCCGCGACAGCGTCAGGCGTTTCGTCGAACGCGAGATTCTGCCGGACATCGATCAGTGGGAAGAAGCCGAAAGCTTTCCCCGTGAGCTGTACCTCAAGGCCGGTGCGGCGGGCATTCTCGGTATCGGCTATCCCGAAGCGCTTGGCGGCAGCCATGAGGGCGATCTGTTCGCCAAGGTCGCCGCCAGTGAAGAGCTGATGCGCTGCGGCTCTGGCGGCCTGGTGGCGGGGCTGGGCTCGCTGGATATCGGCCTGCCGCCGATCGTCAAATGGGCGCGGCCAGAAGTTCGCGAGCGGGTCGTTCCCCAAGTGCTCAGCGGCGAGAAGATCAGCGCCCTGGCGGTCACCGAGCCCGGCGGCGGTTCCGACGTCGCCAGCCTGCAAACCCGCGCCGTGCGAGACGGCGATTTCTACCGGGTCAGCGGCAGCAAAACCTTTATCACCAGCGGCGTGCGCGCCGATTTCTACACCGTCGCGGTGCGCACCGGTGCGCCGGGGTTCGGCGGTATCAGCCTGTTGCTGATCGAGAAGGGCACGCCGGGTTTCAGTGTCGGTCGGCAATTGAAGAAAATGGGCTGGTGGGCGTCGGATACCGCTGAATTGTTCTTCGACGATTGCCGCGTGCCTGTAGGAAACCTCATTGGCGCAGAGAACATGGGCTTCGCCTGCATCATGGGCAATTTTCAGAGCGAACGCCTGGCCCTGGCATTGATGGCCAACATGACGGCGCAATTGGCGCTGGAGGAGAGCCTGAAGTGGGCGCGCGCGCGTGAGGCATTTGGCAAACCCATCGGCAAATTTCAGGTGATCAAACATCGCCTCGCCGAAATGGCCACGGCGCTGGAAGTGTCGCGCGAGTTCACGTATCGGCAAGCGGCAAAAATGGCGGCGGGGCAGAGCGTGATCAAGGAGATTTCCATGGCGAAGAACTTCGCCACCGACACGTCTGACCGGATCACCACCGAGGCGGTGCAGATTCTCGGCGGGCTCGGTTACATGCGCGAAAGCCTGGTGGAGCGGCTGTATCGGGATAACCGCATTCTGTCGATTGGCGGCGGGACGCGGGAAGTGATGAACGAAATCATCAGCAAGCAGATGGGACTCTAA
- the cadA gene encoding cadmium-translocating P-type ATPase, which translates to MTSPTPCYHCALPVPSGSRFTAVVLGQAREFCCPGCQAVAEAIVAGGLESYYQHRSEASANPEALPVQLTDELALYDRADVQQPFVRHEGDLAETTLLMEGISCAACGWLIEKHLRTLPAVAEARLNLSNHRLHVRWADAQLPLSQILAELRHIGYAAHPYQADRASEQLASENRLALRQLGVAGLLWFQAMMATMATWPEFNIDLSPELHTILRWVALFLTTPIVFYSCAPFFKGAMRDLRTRHLTMDVSVSLAIGSAYIAGIWTSITGGGELYFDAVGMFALFLLAGRYLERRARERTAAATAQLVNLLPASCLRLDSDGQSERILLSELRVGERILVQPGSILPADGKIIDGQSSIDESLLTGEYLPQPRTLGDAVTAGTLNVEGALTVEVQALGQDTRLSAIVRLLDRAQAEKPRLAEIADRAAQWFLLLSLIAAAVIGLLWWQLDSSRAFWIVLAMLVATCPCALSLATPTALTAATGTLHKLGLLLTRGHVLEGLNQIDTVIFDKTGTLTEGRLVLRSIRPLGALDSEQCLSLAAALENRSEHPIARAFGRAPLAAEDVHSTPGLGLEGVVGEQRLRIGQAEFACALSGAALPSLPDEAGQWLLLADSHGPLAWLVLDDRLRDDAPALLAACKARGWRTLLLSGDSSPMVASVAAELGIDEARGGLRPDDKLHVLQQLHKEGRKVLMLGDGVNDVPVLAAADISVAMGSATDLAKTSADAVLLSNRLDALVQAFTLARRTRRVIIENLLWAALYNGLMLPFAALGWITPVWAAVGMSISSLTVVLNALRLTRLPSAPAASSPTQTRPLPA; encoded by the coding sequence ATGACCAGCCCAACCCCCTGCTACCACTGCGCCCTGCCCGTCCCGTCCGGCAGTCGCTTCACCGCCGTCGTCCTCGGGCAGGCCCGCGAGTTCTGCTGCCCGGGCTGTCAGGCCGTGGCCGAGGCCATCGTCGCCGGTGGTCTGGAAAGCTATTACCAGCATCGCAGCGAAGCCTCGGCCAATCCCGAAGCGCTGCCGGTGCAACTGACTGATGAACTGGCGCTGTACGACCGCGCCGACGTGCAGCAACCCTTCGTCCGCCACGAAGGCGACCTCGCTGAAACCACCTTGTTGATGGAAGGCATCAGTTGCGCCGCTTGCGGCTGGCTGATCGAGAAACACCTGCGCACCCTGCCCGCCGTCGCCGAAGCGCGGCTGAACCTGTCCAATCACCGTCTGCACGTGCGTTGGGCCGATGCACAACTGCCACTGAGCCAGATCCTCGCCGAACTGCGCCACATCGGTTACGCCGCCCACCCCTATCAAGCCGATCGCGCCAGCGAACAACTGGCCAGCGAGAATCGTCTGGCCCTGCGCCAGCTCGGCGTCGCCGGTCTGCTGTGGTTTCAGGCGATGATGGCGACCATGGCGACATGGCCGGAATTCAACATCGACCTCAGCCCCGAGCTGCATACGATCCTGCGCTGGGTCGCGCTGTTTTTGACCACGCCGATCGTGTTCTACAGCTGCGCGCCGTTCTTCAAAGGCGCGATGCGCGATTTGCGCACCCGCCACCTGACCATGGACGTGTCGGTATCGCTGGCGATCGGCAGCGCTTATATCGCCGGGATCTGGACGTCGATCACCGGCGGCGGCGAGCTGTACTTCGATGCGGTCGGCATGTTCGCGCTGTTTCTGCTCGCCGGGCGTTATCTGGAACGCCGCGCCCGCGAACGCACCGCTGCCGCCACTGCGCAACTGGTCAACCTGTTGCCGGCCTCGTGCCTGCGCCTGGATAGCGACGGTCAGAGCGAACGCATCCTGCTCAGCGAATTGCGCGTAGGCGAGCGGATTCTGGTGCAGCCGGGCTCGATTCTGCCGGCCGATGGCAAGATCATTGACGGCCAGTCGAGCATCGACGAATCGCTGCTGACCGGCGAATACCTGCCACAGCCACGCACGCTCGGTGATGCGGTCACTGCAGGCACGCTCAACGTCGAAGGCGCATTGACCGTCGAAGTGCAGGCGCTGGGACAGGACACGCGTCTTTCCGCGATCGTGCGCCTGCTCGATCGCGCTCAGGCGGAGAAACCGCGTCTGGCGGAAATCGCCGACCGCGCCGCGCAATGGTTCCTCCTGCTGTCGCTGATTGCGGCAGCAGTGATCGGCCTGCTGTGGTGGCAACTGGATTCCTCTCGGGCGTTCTGGATCGTCCTCGCCATGCTGGTGGCGACCTGCCCGTGCGCGCTGTCATTGGCGACGCCGACCGCCCTCACCGCCGCCACCGGCACCCTGCACAAACTCGGGCTGCTGCTGACCCGTGGCCATGTGCTGGAAGGCTTGAACCAGATCGACACAGTGATCTTCGACAAGACCGGCACGCTCACTGAAGGCCGCTTGGTGCTGCGCTCGATTCGCCCGCTCGGCGCGCTCGACAGTGAGCAATGCCTGAGCCTCGCTGCTGCGCTGGAAAACCGTTCGGAGCACCCGATCGCCCGGGCGTTCGGCCGTGCGCCACTGGCCGCCGAGGACGTGCACAGTACACCGGGGCTGGGCCTGGAAGGCGTGGTCGGTGAGCAACGCTTGCGCATCGGTCAGGCCGAATTTGCCTGTGCCCTGAGCGGCGCGGCGCTGCCGTCGCTGCCCGATGAAGCCGGGCAATGGCTGCTGCTCGCCGACAGCCACGGGCCGCTGGCGTGGCTGGTGCTTGACGATCGCCTGCGTGACGACGCCCCCGCTCTGCTCGCGGCCTGCAAGGCGCGCGGCTGGCGCACGTTGTTGTTGTCCGGCGACAGTTCGCCGATGGTCGCCAGTGTCGCCGCCGAACTGGGCATCGACGAGGCCCGTGGCGGTTTGCGCCCCGATGACAAACTGCACGTGCTGCAACAACTGCACAAGGAAGGGCGCAAGGTGCTGATGCTCGGTGATGGCGTCAACGACGTGCCGGTATTGGCGGCGGCCGACATCAGCGTGGCCATGGGCTCGGCCACCGATCTGGCGAAAACCAGCGCCGATGCGGTGTTGCTGTCCAACCGCCTCGACGCCTTGGTGCAAGCCTTCACACTGGCGCGACGCACGCGCCGGGTAATCATCGAAAACCTGCTGTGGGCGGCGCTGTACAATGGCCTCATGTTGCCGTTCGCCGCCCTCGGCTGGATCACTCCGGTGTGGGCGGCGGTCGGCATGTCGATCAGTTCGCTGACCGTGGTGCTCAACGCCCTGCGCCTGACTCGCCTGCCGAGCGCGCCGGCCGCCAGCAGCCCGACCCAAACCCGCCCGCTGCCGGCCTGA
- a CDS encoding adenine phosphoribosyltransferase produces the protein MVFDSFDIKSLIRPVIDFPKPGVIFRDITPLFQSPTALRLVMDSFAHRYVEADFTHIGAMDARGFLIGSVLAYQLNKPLVLFRKQGKLPADVLAEGYATEYGEAFLEVHADSLCEGDSVVMFDDLIATGGTLIAAANLIRRMGARVHEAAAIIDLPELQGSQRLQDMGIPTFCLTQFALTDK, from the coding sequence ATGGTCTTCGACTCCTTCGACATCAAATCCCTGATCCGCCCCGTGATCGACTTCCCGAAACCGGGTGTGATCTTTCGCGACATCACCCCGTTGTTCCAGTCGCCGACGGCGCTGCGCCTGGTGATGGACAGCTTCGCCCACCGCTACGTCGAAGCCGACTTCACCCACATCGGCGCCATGGACGCCCGTGGTTTTCTGATCGGTTCGGTACTGGCCTATCAGTTGAACAAACCGCTGGTACTGTTCCGCAAACAAGGCAAACTGCCGGCGGACGTGCTCGCCGAAGGATATGCCACCGAATACGGCGAAGCGTTTCTGGAAGTGCACGCCGACAGCCTGTGTGAAGGCGATTCGGTGGTGATGTTCGATGACCTGATCGCTACCGGCGGGACGTTGATTGCAGCGGCCAACCTGATTCGCCGCATGGGCGCGCGGGTGCATGAAGCGGCGGCGATCATTGATCTGCCCGAGCTGCAAGGTTCGCAGCGCTTGCAGGACATGGGCATCCCGACGTTCTGCCTGACGCAGTTTGCTTTGACTGATAAATAA
- a CDS encoding sulfite exporter TauE/SafE family protein, with the protein MLELAPLLVSALILGLLGGGHCLGMCGGLMGALTLAIPKEQRSRRFRLLLAYNLGRILSYATAGLLIGLAGWAVANSPAALFMRVLAGLLLIAMGLYLAGWWSGLTRIEALGRGLWRFIQPVANRLLPVSSLPRALLLGALWGWLPCGLVYSTLLWSASQGNALDSALLMLAFGLGTWPVLLATGLAAERVTAILRKRSVRMAGGLLVILFGLWTLPGPHQHWLMGH; encoded by the coding sequence ATGCTTGAACTGGCGCCTCTGCTGGTCTCGGCGCTGATCCTCGGTCTGCTCGGTGGCGGCCATTGTCTGGGCATGTGTGGCGGCCTGATGGGCGCGCTGACCCTGGCGATCCCCAAAGAGCAGCGCAGCCGGCGCTTTCGCCTGTTGCTGGCGTATAACCTCGGGCGGATTCTCAGTTATGCCACGGCGGGATTGCTCATCGGCCTGGCCGGATGGGCCGTCGCCAACAGTCCGGCGGCGCTGTTCATGCGCGTACTGGCCGGGTTACTGCTGATCGCCATGGGTTTGTATCTGGCCGGCTGGTGGAGCGGGCTGACCCGTATCGAAGCGCTCGGGCGCGGTTTGTGGCGCTTCATTCAACCGGTGGCGAATCGCTTGCTGCCGGTTTCCAGCCTGCCGCGCGCCTTGCTGCTCGGTGCGCTGTGGGGCTGGCTGCCGTGCGGACTGGTTTACAGCACGCTGTTGTGGAGCGCGAGCCAGGGCAATGCGCTGGACAGTGCGTTGCTGATGCTCGCTTTTGGCCTCGGTACTTGGCCGGTACTGCTTGCCACCGGGCTGGCGGCTGAACGGGTCACGGCCATTTTGCGCAAACGCAGCGTGCGCATGGCGGGTGGCTTGCTGGTGATTCTGTTTGGCTTGTGGACCTTGCCCGGGCCGCATCAGCATTGGCTTATGGGCCATTAA
- the ccoS gene encoding cbb3-type cytochrome oxidase assembly protein CcoS → MPALYVMIPAALLIVAIAVYIFFWAVDSGQYDDLDGPAHSILFDDQDPNHTAAVDEANAGKPDDKAPPHA, encoded by the coding sequence ATGCCAGCTCTCTACGTGATGATTCCCGCTGCCTTGCTCATCGTCGCCATCGCCGTGTACATCTTCTTCTGGGCGGTGGACAGCGGTCAGTACGATGACCTCGACGGCCCGGCGCACAGCATCCTGTTTGACGATCAGGATCCCAACCACACCGCTGCAGTGGACGAAGCCAACGCCGGCAAACCGGACGACAAGGCGCCACCCCATGCTTGA
- a CDS encoding metallophosphoesterase gives MTLNNLMSLFISACLVASAISAQAATDMPKHMVFASDTQYPWTDKTDSREPESDSDFKERSKWLVETQLASIAEFRNQHGSQTQVPLMINGDITAFGHGWQRSYMKATLNKYFAGDYLYGLGNHDYENNVDDCFTNSCAAGSIVEFKEHHERKVDNFDLKIASGFLGKTYSGSLAYSKNIGEVHMVQLNNEPTYTARIAHPLNPTTFEINDALDWLETDLRLARASGYAIIINMHKPLDHKGSYTQQKRFRDMVNKYQVTAIFAGHLHKDGGDEYQEGNVPVYLSGSTSQQTYLTASFTEDRKHLQVYLVENNQWRNRTLIDTTAVHSIFAQRP, from the coding sequence ATGACTTTGAATAATCTAATGAGCCTCTTTATCAGTGCGTGCCTGGTCGCTTCGGCTATTTCCGCTCAGGCTGCTACTGACATGCCGAAACACATGGTATTTGCTTCGGATACTCAGTATCCGTGGACCGACAAGACCGATAGTCGCGAGCCCGAATCGGATTCAGACTTCAAGGAACGCTCGAAATGGCTGGTTGAAACCCAACTCGCGAGCATTGCCGAATTCAGAAATCAACACGGCTCTCAAACGCAGGTTCCTTTGATGATCAATGGCGATATAACCGCTTTTGGGCATGGTTGGCAGCGGTCTTATATGAAGGCCACTTTGAACAAGTATTTCGCTGGTGATTATTTGTATGGGTTGGGTAATCACGATTATGAAAATAACGTCGACGATTGCTTTACCAATAGCTGTGCTGCCGGGAGTATCGTCGAGTTCAAGGAGCATCATGAGCGTAAAGTCGATAACTTCGATCTGAAGATAGCCAGCGGCTTTCTGGGCAAGACGTATTCCGGAAGCCTCGCCTATTCGAAAAATATCGGCGAAGTGCATATGGTTCAGCTCAACAACGAGCCGACCTACACCGCCCGGATTGCTCATCCATTGAATCCGACGACATTTGAAATCAATGATGCCCTTGACTGGCTCGAGACCGATCTGAGACTGGCCCGAGCGTCGGGTTACGCCATCATCATCAATATGCATAAACCGTTGGACCACAAGGGGAGCTATACGCAACAAAAACGCTTCCGCGATATGGTCAACAAATATCAAGTGACGGCGATCTTTGCTGGCCATTTGCATAAGGATGGCGGTGATGAGTATCAGGAGGGGAACGTGCCTGTTTACCTGAGCGGCAGTACCTCTCAGCAGACCTATCTGACCGCTAGCTTCACCGAGGACCGCAAGCATCTGCAGGTTTATCTGGTGGAAAACAACCAGTGGCGCAATCGGACGTTGATCGACACCACGGCGGTGCATTCAATCTTTGCACAACGCCCATGA
- the fnr gene encoding fumarate/nitrate reduction transcriptional regulator Fnr — MSEPVKLRAHNQAHCKDCSLAPLCLPLSLNLEDMDALDEIVKRGRPLKKGEFLFRQGDTFDSVYAVRSGALKTFSLSDAGEEQLTGFHLPSELVGLSGMDTEKHPVSAQALETTSVCEIPFERLDELALQLPQLRRQLMRVMSREIRDDQQMMLLLSKKTADERIATFLVNLSARFRARGFSANQFRLSMSRNEIGNYLGLAVETVSRVFTRFQQNELIAAEGKEIHILDPIQLCALAGGSIEG; from the coding sequence ATGTCCGAGCCAGTCAAACTGCGCGCTCACAACCAGGCCCATTGCAAGGATTGCAGCCTGGCCCCGCTCTGCCTGCCACTTTCGCTGAATCTGGAAGACATGGACGCGCTGGACGAAATCGTTAAACGCGGCCGCCCGCTGAAGAAGGGCGAGTTCCTGTTCCGCCAGGGCGACACCTTCGATTCCGTTTATGCGGTTCGCTCCGGCGCCCTGAAGACTTTCAGCCTGAGCGATGCCGGTGAAGAGCAACTGACTGGCTTCCACCTGCCGAGTGAACTGGTCGGACTGTCGGGCATGGACACCGAGAAACACCCGGTGTCGGCCCAGGCGCTGGAAACCACTTCTGTCTGCGAAATCCCTTTCGAGCGCCTCGACGAACTGGCCCTGCAATTGCCACAACTGCGCCGCCAGTTGATGCGGGTGATGAGCCGCGAGATTCGCGACGATCAGCAAATGATGTTGCTGCTGTCGAAGAAGACCGCTGACGAGCGCATCGCGACCTTCCTGGTCAACCTGTCGGCCCGCTTCCGCGCTCGCGGCTTCTCGGCCAACCAGTTCCGCCTGAGCATGTCGCGCAATGAAATCGGCAATTACCTGGGCCTGGCGGTGGAAACCGTGTCGCGGGTGTTCACCCGTTTCCAGCAGAACGAGCTGATTGCCGCCGAGGGCAAGGAGATCCATATTCTCGACCCGATCCAGCTGTGCGCGCTGGCCGGCGGCTCGATCGAAGGCTGA
- a CDS encoding FixH family protein, translating into MPAANAASPWYKHLWPWIIIAILACSVALTLSMVTIAVNNPDNLVNDNYYEAGKGINRSLDRELLAQTLKLRAAVHLDDVTGEVDLRLSGDSQPQTLELNLISPTQPEKDRKIVLTRSASESGRYIGQLSDKVEGRRFVELLGSQDEHVWRMFEEELVSHDKELLLGDEPLQGAEDLKN; encoded by the coding sequence ATGCCCGCTGCAAACGCCGCAAGTCCCTGGTACAAGCACCTCTGGCCGTGGATCATCATCGCCATCCTCGCCTGCTCGGTGGCCTTGACCCTGTCCATGGTGACCATCGCGGTGAACAACCCGGACAATCTGGTCAACGACAACTATTACGAAGCGGGTAAAGGCATCAACCGTTCACTGGATCGCGAGTTGCTGGCGCAGACCCTGAAACTGCGTGCGGCGGTGCATCTGGATGACGTGACCGGTGAAGTCGACTTGCGCTTGAGCGGTGACAGCCAGCCGCAAACCCTGGAGCTGAACCTGATCTCGCCGACCCAGCCGGAGAAGGATCGCAAGATCGTGCTGACCCGCAGCGCAAGCGAGAGCGGGCGCTACATCGGCCAGTTGAGCGACAAGGTTGAAGGTCGGCGGTTTGTCGAGTTGCTTGGCAGCCAGGATGAGCACGTGTGGCGCATGTTTGAAGAAGAGCTGGTCAGCCATGACAAGGAACTGCTGCTGGGTGATGAGCCATTGCAGGGTGCGGAAGACCTGAAAAACTAA
- the hemN gene encoding oxygen-independent coproporphyrinogen III oxidase, which produces MLDAIRWDSDLIRRYDLAGPRYTSYPTAVQFHGQVGTFDLFHALRDSRKAQRPLSLYVHVPFCANICYYCACNKVITKDRGRAQSYLQRLEQEIQLIACHLDPAQKVEQLHFGGGTPTFLSHDELRQLMAHLRKHFNLLDDDSGDYGIEIDPREADWSTMGLLRELGFNRVSIGLQDLDPAVQRAVNRLQSLEETRAVIDAARTLQFRSINIDLIYGLPKQTPDNFARTVEEVISLQPDRLSVFNYAHLPERFMPQRRINSSELPNPVHKLEMLQRTIEQLTAAGYRYIGMDHFALPDDELAIAQEEHTLQRNFQGYTTHGHCDLIGLGVSAISQIGDLYCQNSSDLTAYQNSLASAQLATSRGLVCNADDRLRRAVIQQLICNFKLDFAEIEQQFNIDFQGYFGALWPQLQGMAADGLIKLERERIEVLPAGRLLVRSVCMVFDAYLEQQNRQRFSRVI; this is translated from the coding sequence ATGCTCGACGCCATTCGTTGGGACTCTGATCTGATCCGCCGCTACGATCTGGCGGGGCCACGCTACACCTCATATCCGACCGCCGTGCAATTTCACGGTCAGGTCGGCACTTTCGACCTGTTCCATGCCCTGCGCGACAGCCGCAAGGCGCAGCGGCCGTTGTCGCTGTACGTGCATGTGCCGTTCTGCGCGAACATTTGCTACTACTGCGCCTGTAACAAGGTCATTACCAAGGATCGCGGGCGTGCGCAGTCGTATCTGCAACGGCTCGAGCAGGAAATCCAGTTGATCGCCTGCCACCTCGACCCGGCGCAGAAAGTCGAGCAGCTGCATTTCGGTGGCGGCACACCGACCTTTCTCAGCCACGATGAATTGCGTCAGCTGATGGCGCACCTGCGCAAGCATTTCAATCTGCTCGATGACGATTCTGGTGACTACGGCATCGAAATCGACCCGCGCGAAGCCGACTGGTCGACTATGGGCCTGTTGCGCGAATTGGGTTTCAACCGGGTCAGCATTGGCCTGCAAGACCTTGACCCGGCGGTGCAGCGCGCGGTCAATCGCCTGCAAAGCTTGGAAGAAACCCGCGCGGTGATCGATGCGGCGCGAACCCTGCAATTTCGCTCGATCAACATTGATCTGATCTACGGCCTGCCAAAGCAGACACCGGACAATTTCGCTCGCACCGTCGAGGAAGTGATCAGCCTGCAACCGGATCGTCTGTCGGTATTCAACTACGCGCACCTGCCGGAACGCTTCATGCCGCAACGGCGGATCAACAGCAGCGAACTGCCGAACCCGGTGCACAAGCTGGAAATGCTCCAGCGCACCATCGAGCAACTGACCGCTGCCGGTTACCGTTACATCGGCATGGACCACTTCGCCCTGCCCGATGACGAGTTGGCGATCGCTCAGGAAGAACACACCCTGCAACGCAACTTTCAGGGCTACACCACCCACGGTCACTGCGACCTGATTGGTCTGGGCGTGTCGGCGATCAGCCAGATCGGCGATTTGTACTGCCAGAACAGCAGCGACCTCACGGCTTATCAGAACAGCCTCGCCAGCGCGCAACTGGCGACCAGTCGCGGCCTGGTGTGCAACGCCGACGATCGCTTGCGCCGCGCGGTGATTCAGCAGCTGATCTGTAATTTCAAACTCGATTTCGCTGAAATCGAGCAGCAGTTCAACATCGATTTTCAGGGCTATTTCGGCGCGCTGTGGCCGCAACTGCAAGGCATGGCCGCGGATGGCCTGATCAAACTCGAGCGCGAGCGCATCGAGGTGTTGCCGGCGGGCCGATTACTGGTGCGTTCGGTATGCATGGTCTTCGATGCGTACCTTGAGCAGCAGAACCGCCAGCGTTTTTCCCGAGTGATTTAA
- the ccoG gene encoding cytochrome c oxidase accessory protein CcoG, whose translation MSNQIPVHDVTPPSKNANNSVDLYASREKIYTRAFTGLFRNLRMLGGAALFLLYFGTVWLNWGGHQAVWWNLPERKFFIFGATFWPQDFILLSGLLIIAAFGLFFITVYAGRVWCGYTCPQSVWTWIFMWCEKVTEGDRNQRIKLDKAPMSANKFLRKLAKHSLWLLIGFVTGMTFVGYFSPIRDLVIEFFTGQADGWSYFWVGFFTLATYGNAGWLREQVCIYMCPYARFQSVMFDKDTLIVSYDPRRGESRGPRKKGIDYKALGLGDCIDCTMCVQVCPTGIDIRDGLQIECIGCAACIDACDSIMDKMDYPRGLISYTTEHNLSGQKTHKLRPRLIGYAVVLLAMISLLVAAFFMRSLVGFDVSKDRVLYRENAEGRIENVYSLKIMNKDQRDHTYLLQAEGLPDLRLQGKREIKVAAGDIVSMPVELSSAPEQLPSSTNEVKFILKDADDDSVHVEAKSRFIGPQIR comes from the coding sequence ATGAGCAATCAGATTCCGGTACACGACGTCACGCCGCCGAGCAAGAACGCGAACAACAGCGTCGACCTTTATGCCTCACGAGAAAAAATCTACACCCGTGCTTTCACCGGCCTGTTCCGCAATCTGCGGATGCTCGGCGGTGCGGCGTTGTTTCTGCTGTATTTCGGCACGGTGTGGCTGAACTGGGGCGGCCATCAGGCGGTGTGGTGGAACCTGCCGGAGCGCAAGTTCTTCATCTTTGGCGCGACTTTCTGGCCACAGGATTTCATCCTGCTCTCCGGTCTGTTGATCATTGCTGCATTCGGCCTGTTCTTCATCACCGTCTATGCCGGGCGCGTCTGGTGCGGTTACACCTGCCCGCAGAGCGTATGGACGTGGATTTTCATGTGGTGTGAAAAGGTCACCGAAGGCGACCGCAATCAGCGCATCAAGCTCGACAAGGCGCCGATGAGCGCCAACAAATTCCTGCGCAAACTGGCCAAGCACTCGTTGTGGCTGCTGATCGGTTTCGTCACCGGCATGACCTTTGTCGGCTACTTCTCGCCGATCCGCGACCTGGTCATCGAGTTCTTCACCGGCCAGGCTGATGGCTGGTCGTATTTCTGGGTCGGTTTTTTCACCCTCGCCACGTACGGCAATGCCGGCTGGTTGCGTGAGCAGGTGTGCATCTACATGTGCCCGTATGCGCGCTTCCAGAGCGTGATGTTCGACAAGGACACGCTGATCGTTTCCTACGACCCGCGCCGTGGCGAAAGCCGTGGGCCGCGCAAGAAAGGCATCGACTACAAGGCGCTGGGGCTGGGCGATTGCATCGACTGCACGATGTGCGTGCAGGTCTGCCCGACCGGCATCGACATCCGCGATGGCCTGCAGATCGAGTGCATCGGCTGCGCTGCGTGCATCGACGCTTGCGACAGCATCATGGACAAGATGGATTACCCGCGCGGGCTGATCAGCTACACCACCGAGCACAACCTCTCCGGGCAGAAAACCCATAAACTGCGTCCGCGCCTGATCGGTTACGCCGTGGTGCTGCTGGCAATGATCAGCCTGTTGGTCGCCGCGTTCTTCATGCGCTCGCTGGTCGGATTCGATGTCAGCAAGGACCGCGTGCTGTACCGCGAAAACGCTGAAGGGCGGATCGAAAACGTCTACAGCCTGAAGATCATGAACAAGGATCAGCGCGACCACACCTACCTGCTGCAAGCCGAGGGCCTGCCGGACCTGCGCCTGCAAGGCAAGCGCGAGATCAAGGTGGCCGCCGGCGATATCGTCAGCATGCCGGTCGAGTTGTCGAGCGCGCCGGAACAACTGCCATCGAGCACCAACGAGGTGAAATTCATCCTCAAGGACGCCGATGACGACAGCGTCCACGTTGAAGCCAAGAGCCGATTCATCGGCCCACAAATCCGTTGA